A single genomic interval of Microbacterium sp. LWO14-1.2 harbors:
- a CDS encoding ABC transporter permease: protein MTVTAIAAASDVETAPEPPQTPAAAAPRRRSIRRLPWGLFLAVAVVALAVLWAVIPGVFAPGDPLAGTPADKLLPPSGAHWFGTDTLGRDLFGRVVHGAVHSLSGALIAVTVGLALGTLLGAIAGAVGGVVDDILMRVVDVLLAIPGLLLSLSVIILLGFGTVNAAIAVGLGSVAAFARLMRAEVARVRRSEYVEAAYGSGGTFFTVLRRHVLPNSLTPIVALAALQFGTAILAISTLGFLGYGAPPPTPEWGLLIAEGRNYIGTAWWLTALPGLVVVAVVLSANRISHRIGRNRA, encoded by the coding sequence ATGACCGTCACCGCCATCGCTGCGGCCTCCGACGTCGAGACAGCGCCGGAACCGCCGCAGACCCCCGCAGCCGCCGCACCCCGCCGGAGGAGCATCCGCCGCCTGCCGTGGGGACTGTTCCTCGCGGTCGCCGTCGTGGCACTGGCCGTTCTCTGGGCCGTCATACCCGGCGTGTTCGCCCCGGGGGATCCGCTCGCCGGCACCCCCGCGGACAAGCTGCTGCCGCCGAGCGGCGCCCACTGGTTCGGCACCGACACGCTCGGCCGCGACCTGTTCGGCCGGGTCGTGCACGGCGCGGTCCATTCGCTGTCCGGGGCGCTCATCGCCGTCACCGTCGGCCTCGCGCTCGGCACGCTCCTCGGCGCGATCGCCGGCGCCGTGGGCGGTGTCGTCGACGACATCCTGATGCGGGTCGTCGACGTGCTGCTCGCGATCCCCGGCCTCCTGCTGTCGCTGTCGGTCATCATCCTGCTCGGATTCGGCACCGTGAACGCCGCGATCGCGGTCGGTCTCGGCAGCGTCGCCGCGTTCGCGAGGCTCATGCGCGCGGAGGTGGCCAGGGTGCGGCGCTCCGAATACGTCGAGGCGGCCTACGGCAGCGGCGGCACGTTCTTCACGGTGCTGCGTCGCCACGTGCTCCCGAACTCGCTCACCCCGATCGTGGCGCTGGCCGCTCTGCAGTTCGGAACCGCGATCCTCGCGATCTCGACACTCGGGTTCCTCGGCTACGGCGCCCCGCCGCCCACGCCGGAGTGGGGGCTGCTCATCGCCGAGGGGCGCAACTACATCGGCACGGCGTGGTGGCTGACGGCGCTGCCCGGTCTCGTCGTCGTCGCGGTGGTGCTCAGCGCCAACCGCATCTCGCACCGCATCGGAAGGAACAGGGCATGA